A region from the Pristiophorus japonicus isolate sPriJap1 unplaced genomic scaffold, sPriJap1.hap1 HAP1_SCAFFOLD_182, whole genome shotgun sequence genome encodes:
- the LOC139243686 gene encoding maestro heat-like repeat-containing protein family member 1, translating to MAMIISLFSDEDDFVPMRLTESLQELGRINHKYVLTYCHKYLTKNKLRPAPRWALVTAMTLVIKDNLGHLHTRLAKKLSNLALMNMIRSEHVDHQEAASCLLVSLGARFPIEIFKYIESGCQPWTQAYFYVVLTLARLCRANVHCLVPRLKPVLRNLLPTLHGVTDGEMKWTLCVSLGLLSESIQMYLSNPEGTRKPKLEKKMFFHEISAAYDLLLNSWLPMKEPKVSRAIRETVAQKIQLLPNDKLDKELPSLIPTLLLVYHVSVTRCLCSVLRTAIERNSEVLVTQLQILLITFHEQICIVMEQPQNTFSEKQLNEILCCFRVLAPAFTSQILEFLRMQLAIDNEQIQLGALAVLKYLLDTVPSNMESQKDQILNCVRRSLLTGSNRVKGILAQVIYTMACHNYLEREGGKQLVEFIIQQCALPTEENEKSTESEEEFCSVMAAVVTDKDLRRQCEGLLKLMVGTLPIGDVLWSYLLEFVITVKYTEAFTIVCGSSYCVGIKRLMASNTQFVLNYEDYPILPEPLLIVSSSLCHGKGSGVPALGLLFLLAMDIHPATVRVWDKEFQMLCNFLEENSEKPNLQNEWEEKLLGVVSQTLEAIADKVWITQLIAEMTHCIHTCRLYPTERAFLYKCLGRVLRLTQDKDIVSKGLHQMLQSVEHNEDLERDRVAAGIGDCAVTHIDTTLITLKAFMEFNRLCISSPFHQVDNHIMKVKSTLILCYGQIMSRCPRDLILPRIETDILHNVLALFNTKMFGLKSKVKDLTLKLSLTNTVTLLAKAFQPSEEHPPYTLSRKAELLSCMQELITAEPKEILSTWVRKSAMDACAALIKLQPSLSSETELISICLNRVFSLPDWESSTADQSTNMDMAERQKLHTDTMASVQGLLKQCLLLDLSPDGLHSVFKTMETEIQSTRDHEREKAMESTLQLVTFYLEKLQVSNKVPSHNLVRIIGCVGLQCADPSHVVREAAIKSLYGLLYIELHLEGFPVGHQDKEVEHLKAIKGGLKQFTSQALFQTCTAVGNVLSKCIAHEQLNTLLFTVFKGLTDKHRNISCTASIVTNVLITTRGATLADIWGTLKVLSRHLRSITEPRVRNAVTHSISILASHHLPAVLSALLTYPIPFDGYICDIWRSLLTCNALAPAKFLLNNIKSLYDDGRYCHVTDTKDSATEQSLAVLCALRDVVCEPDSGHVINILYPQLVSTLLIHLSFSVWVRFPTNFLTIPKAGNTFGPAPRLNYADACHYSAEILRAVLSQGKGDDRIMREMGGWDLIVSPRKHHEGVTLLASILTACAAPHLISIVEQLTPCLVNIGESQRITIAAFFGELLNHSVVWDLLLMDTLLENLFRCLLDESPIVQWLAVQGLGNAAFGASQRIDTYCTKLLSTMLSVIDQKSKPENLIAVEAMSSMCKVLGQLQEDYTNPILDDVALAVQHYLEHQHETMRAAAFNVLGKLIRFGSVEMNPPHMEHIKSTLIRLLLHLNAESTEVTNVCKSVLNSYATVMESANISKMFQEFPRRRPPWIMRTI from the coding sequence ATGGCCATGATTATCAGTCTGTTTTCTGATGAAGATGACTTTGTTCCAATGAGATTAACTGAGTCACTGCAAGAACTGGGAAGGATCAATCATAAATACGTCCTTACGTACTGCCATAAATATCTGACCAAAAACAAGTTGCGGCCGGCCCCACGTTGGGCCTTAGTAACGGCGATGACGTTGGTAATAAAGGATAACCTTGGACACTTACACACACGGCTGGCTAAAAAACTGAGCAACTTGGCTTTGATGAACATGATCAGATCAGAGCATGTTGACCATCAGGAAGCGGCAAGTTGCCTCCTGGTTAGTCTGGGTGCCAGGTTTCCCATTGAAATTTTCAAGTACATCGAGTCGGGGTGCCAACCATGGACCCAAGCATATTTCTACGTGGTGCTGACACTGGCAAGGCTGTGTAGAGCAAACGTGCATTGCTTGGTACCTCGGCTCAAGCCTGTCTTGAGAAACTTGCTCCCCACACTGCATGGAGTAACTGATGGGGAAATGAAGTGGACTCTCTGTGTTTCATTGGGGCTTCTTAGTGAGAGCATTCAAATGTACCTGTCAAACCCAGAGGGGACCAGAAAACCTAAACTTGAGAAGAAGATGTTCTTTCATGAGATTTCTGCGGCTTACGATCTGCTTTTGAATTCCTGGCTGCCCATGAaagagcccaaggtgagcagagcaATACGAGAAACAGTCGCCCAGAAAATCCAGCTACTACCCAATGACAAACTGGACAAGGAGCTCCCCAGCTTAATTCCAACCCTTCTCTTGGTGTACCATGTTTCTGTCACTCGGTGTCTGTGCAGTGTCCTGCGCACTGCCATCGAGAGGAACAGTGAAGTACTCGTGACACAACTGCAGATTCTGCTGATCACTTTCCATGAGCAGATCTGTATTGTGATGGAACAACCCCAAAACACCTTTTCTGAGAAGCAGCTAAATGAAATCCTTTGCTGCTTCAGAGTTCTAGCTCCGGCATTTACAAGCCAGATACTAGAGTTCCTTCGGATGCAACTGGCAATTGACAATGAGCAAATTCAACTCGGGGCATTGGCCGTGCTGAAGTACCTTCTCgatactgtcccttcaaacatgGAGAGTCAGAAGGATCAGATTCTGAATTGTGTGCGACGATCACTTTTAACTGGGAGTAACAGAGTGAAGGGAATCCTTGCCCAGGTAATATACACAATGGCCTGTCACAATTACTTGGAGCGAGAGGGAGGAAAGCAGCTGGTGGAATTTATCATCCAACAGTGTGCTCTGCCCACCGAGGAGAACGAGAAGAGTACTGAAAGCGAAGAGGAGTTCTGCAGCGTAATGGCGGCCGTGGTTACGGATAAGGATTTAAGGAGACAGTGCGAAGGATTGCTGAAATTGATGGTGGGAACTTTACCGATTGGCGATGTCCTCTGGTCCTACCTACTGGAGTTTGTGATCACAGTAAAGTACACTGAAGCCTTTACAATAGTCTGTGGTTCCTCATATTGCGTTGGAATAAAGAGATTGATGGCCAGCAATACacaatttgttcttaattacgaggACTATCCAATTCTTCCTGAGCCGCTATTGATTGTGTCTTCTTCTCTGTGCCATGGAAAAGGCAGCGGTGTTCCTGCTCTGGGCTTACTATTTCTCCTGGCAATGGACATCCACCCAGCAACAGTGAGAGTATGGGACAAGGAATTCCAAATGTTATGTAACTTTCTGGAGGAGAATTCAGAGAAGCCCAATCTCCAGAatgagtgggaagagaaactgttGGGAGTTGTGTCCCAGACTCTGGAGGCAATCGCGGATAAGGTGTGGATCACCCAGCTCATCGCAGAAATGACCCACTGCATTCACACCTGTCGCCTGTATCCAACAGAGAGGGCTTTTCTGTACAAGTGTTTAGGGAGAGTGCTCCGACTGACCCAAGACAAAGACATCGTCAGTAAAGGTCTTCATCAGATGCTTCAAAGTGTTGAGCACAATgaagatttagagagagacagggtAGCCGCTGGAATTGGTGACTGTGCTGTAACACACATAGATACCACGCTCATCACACTGAAGGCTTTCATGGAGTTCAATCGTTTGTGCATATCAAGTCCCTTTCACCAGGTTGACAATCACATAATGAAAGTTAAAAGCACGCTCATTTTATGTTATGGGCAGATTATGTCACGTTGTCCTCGGGACCTCATTCTGCCCAGAATCGAGACCGACATTCTGCACAATGTGTTGGCTCTTTTCAACACCAAGATGTTTGGACTGAAATCCAAGGTGAAGGACTTGACACTGAAATTAAGTTTGACAAACACTGTGACACTGTTGGCCAAAGCTTTCCAACCCAGCGAAGAACACCCACCCTACACTCTCAGCAGAAAGGCAGAATTGCTGAGTTGCATGCAGGAGCTGATCACTGCCGAACCAAAGGAGATATTGAGCACTTGGGTTCGAAAATCTGCCATGGACGCCTGTGCAGCCCTCATCAAACTGCAGCCTTCACTGAGCAGTGAGACTGAGCTGATTAGCATCTGTTTGAATCGTGTCTTCAGTTTGCCAGATTGGGAGAGCAGCACTGCCGACCAAAGTACAAACATGGACATGGCAGAGAGACAGAAGCTTCACACCGACACAATGGCCTCTGTGCAGGGTCTCCTGAAGCAATGCTTACTTTTGGATCTGTCTCCTGATGGGCTTCATTCTGTATTTAAAACCATGGAGACTGAGATCCAATCCACACGGGACCATGAGCGAGAAAAGGCAATGGAGAGCACTTTACAGCTGGTGACATTTTACCTGGAGAAACTGCAAGTTAGCAATAAGGTGCCATCCCATAACTTGGTGAGGATTATTGGATGTGTGGGGCTTCAATGTGCAGATCCATCGCATGTTGTAAGGGAGGCAGCCATTAAAAGCTTGTATGGATTGCTGTATATCGAGTTACACCTTGAAGGCTTTCCAGTGGGTCATCAAGATAAGGAAGTGGAGCATCTGAAAGCCATCAAAGGCGGATTGAAGCAATTTACCAGTCAGGCCCTCTTTCAAACCTGCACTGCTGTCGGTAACGTTTTATCCAAGTGCATAGCCCATGAGCAGTTGAACACTCTACTCTTCACAGTCTTTAAAGGGCTGACAGACAAGCACCGGAACATTTCCTGCACAGCTTCTATTGTGACAAATGTCCTCATTACAACACGTGGAGCCACCCTTGCAGACATTTGGGGAACACTCAAAGTATTGAGCCGTCACTTGCGTTCAATTACTGAGCCGCGGGTGAGAAATGCAGTGACGCATTCAATCTCCATTCTGGCCTCACACCATCTGCCAGCAGTTTTGTCCGCTCTCCTCACTTACCCCATTCCATTTGATGGATATATTTGTGACATATGGCGATCCCTCCTGACATGTAATGCATTAGCACCGGCCAAATTCTTACTGAACAACATCAAATCATTGTATGATGACGGCAGATATTGCCATGTCACAGATACAAAAGATTCAGCAACAGAGCAGTCTTTAGCTGTCCTCTGTGCTCTTCGTGATGTGGTATGTGAGCCTGACTCAGGGCACGTGATAAACATTCTCTACCCCCAATTAGTCAGCACCCTTCTGATTCATCTCAGCTTCAGTGTCTGGGTTCGCTTTCCGACCAACTTTCTGACAATTCCAAAGGCTGGGAACACCTTCGGCCCTGCTCCAAGACTGAATTATGCCGACGCTTGCCATTACTCAGCTGAGATTCTTCGAGCTGTCCTGTCACAGGGAAAGGGAGATGATCGCATCATGAGAGAAATGGGAGGTTGGGATCTCATCGTGAGCCCAAGAAAGCACCATGAGGGGGTTACACTGCTGGCAAGCATATTGACCGCGTGTGCTGCCCCGCATCTGATCAGCATTGTGGAGCAACTCACTCCTTGCCTTGTCAACATAGGAGAGAGTCAGAGGATCACAATAGCTGCCTTCTTTGGGGAGCTTTTAAATCATTCCGTGGTGTGGGACTTGTTGCTGATGGATACCCTTCTGGAGAATTTGTTTCGATGTTTGCTTGATGAGTCCCCAATTGTCCAATGGCTCGCTGTAcaaggtttgggaaatgctgcaTTTGGAGCTTCTCAACGGATAGACACATACTGCACCAAACTGTTGTCCACAATGTTATCTGTGATTGACCAGAAGTCCAAACCCGAGAATCTCATTGCAGTTGAGGCAATGTCGAGCATGTGCAAAGTTCTGGGTCAGCTCCAGGAGGATTATACAAATCCCATTCTTGATGATGTGGCACTGGCAGTTCAGCATTACTTGGAACATCAGCATGAGACAATGAGAGCTGCGGCGTTTAATGTTCTTGGCAAGCTAATAAGATTTGGGAGTGTGGAAATGAACCCTCCACATATGGAGCACATCAAGTCCACCTTGATCCGCTTGCTGCtacatctcaacgctgagagcactgAAGTCACCAACGTCTGCAAATCCGTGCTGAATTCCTACGCTACAGTAATGGAGTCAGCAAACATATCCAAGATGTTCCAAGAATTTCCTCGGAGGAGACCACCCTGGATTATGAGAACTATTTAA